GGACGTCTGCTGGCATACGTCGTCTTGCCCGACGGACGCCTGCTCAACCGACTGCTGCTTGAGCGGGGCCTCGCCGTGGTCTACCGACGTTTCGATTTTACTCTCAAAAAGGATTTTCTGCTGGCGGAAAAGCAGGCCCGTCAGGCCGGCAGGGGGATGTGGGAAGATTAGCTTCAAGCTGCAAGGACCAGGCTTACAGCTTGAAGCCGATTTGCTATCACTTCCGATTACGTAATGCCAAACGCGACATTATGCCGTGGCGACGGGGAACCACCGGCAGATTATCCTGCACGAACCGCACATCCTCAATCGTATAAAAAGCGCGGGGATTGAACTGTTTGACCATCCGCAACACATCCTTCACGTCACGACGACGACAGACGGTAAAGATCAGCCGCACCGGCCCGGTTTCACCGTGTGCCTGCAGATTGGTGACCCCGTAGCCGGCCTTCCACAGATGTTCGGTCAGCACCGTGGCATCCTTGCGGGTGATGATACGCACAATCAGACTGCCGATGGCGATACGTTCCTCGATCAGCACGCCAACGTAGTTGCCGGTGGCGAACCCCAGGGCAAAGGCGATGTAGGTCCAAACATTGGTCAAATTCTGCATGACCTGGCTGATGGCCAGCACCCAGATCAGCGATTCGAAAAACCCCAGCACCCCCGCCCACCCCTTCAGGGAACGGGCCACGAAAATGATGCGCAGGGTGCCTATGCTCACATCGATGATGCGCGCGAAAAACACCAGCAGGGGCAGCAGAAACAAGCTTAATGTCGCGTTATCGGGGAGGGCAAAAGTCACGATATTTCTCCATGGTTCAATGCCGTAAAACCTACCGTCGATTTAAGGCTGTGGCTTGTAACCGATCGCGACAACAAAAGCAAGGGAAATCCACTGCCCCATTGCTGATCCCGTCTCCTAACTTCTGCCCAGCTTCTCTTCCAGTTCCAGGATACTCAATGTGGTGGTCAGCACCGTATCCGGGTTGAGGGAGATACTGTCGATGCCGCACTCAACCAGAAATTCGGCAAACTCCGGGTAATCGCTCGGCGCCTGACCGCAGATCCCGATCTTGCAACCGGCCGCCTTGACCCGCCGAATGACATCGGCAATCATGCGCTTGACCGCTTCATTACGTTCGTCATAAAGATGCGCCACGATCTCCGAATCGCGATCCAGCCCCAGCAACAGCTGGGTCAGGTCGTTGGAGCCGATGGAAAAACCGTCGAACACCTCGGCGAATTCCTCGGCCAGCACCACGTTGGAAGGGATTTCGCACATCACGTACAACTCCAGCCCGTCCTTGCCTCTTTCCAGACCGGCGTGGGCCATGACGTCCACCACCCGGCGGCCCTCTTCGACCGTCCGGCAGAAAGGAATCATCAACTTGACGTTTTTGAGTCCCATATCCTCACGCACCCGCTTCATGGCGCGGCACTCCAGCATGAACCCCTCACGATAGCGCTCGTCGTAATAGCGCGAGGCACCGCGAAAACCGATCATGGGATTGGATTCTTCCGGCTCGAAATCCCTGCCGCCCAGCAGGTTTGCGTATTCGTTGCTCTTGAAATCGCTCATACGCACGATAACGTCGTTGGGATAAAAAGCCCCTGCCAGAGTCGCCACCCCCTGAGAGAGCTGATCGACGAAAAATTCGCTGCCGTCAGGATACCCGGCGATCAGTTCCGCAATCTTGTCACGCTCATCCTCCCGGGTTACCCGCTCGGGGTGCAACAGGGCCATGGGATGGGCCTTTATGGCCGTATTGATGATGAATTCCAGTCGTGCCAGGCCGACACCGTCATTCGGTATGCGCCGCAGGCCAAGAGCCTGTTCGGGATTACCGAGATTCATCATGATTTTGGTGCGAGGCCGCTGCAGCGTTTCAAGGTTGGTTTTCTTGATCTCAAAGGGCAACTCGTCGTGATAGACGAACCCGGTTTCGCCCTCGGCGCAGCACACCGTCACCGGGCTGCCGTCGGTGACCACGGAAGTGGCGTCGCCGGTTCCGATCACGCAGGGGATGCCGAGTTCTCGACTGACGATGGCCGCATGGCAGGTGCGGCCACCGCGATTGGTCACGATGGCGGCGGCCTTTTTCATCACCGGCTCCCAGTCGGGGTCGGTCATGTCCGTCACCAATACCGACCCGCTCTGGAAACGGCTGATTTCGGAAGCGCCCTTGATCACCATGGCACGGCCAGCGCCGATCTTGCTGCCGACAGCTCGCCCCCGCGCGAGGATTTCACCGCGCTGCTGCAGATGATACTCTTCCAGCACGTTACCCTGCAGCGCCGACTGCACGGTCTCCGGGCGGGCCTGGACAATGAACAGCTCGCCGGTTTTGCCATCCTTGGCCCACTCGATATCCATAGGACGCCCGTAGTGATCCTCGATGGTACAGGCCATGCGCGCCAGGCTCAGCACCTCGTCGTCCTCCAGACACAAACGTTTCTGATCTTCCTTGGGCACGGCGATTTCGCGTGTGGCCTGGGGACCGTTGTTGACGCTGTAAATGATTTTTTTCTGCTTGCTGCCGATATGTTTGCTGAGGATGGGCCGATAGTCCTGTTTGAGAGTCGGC
This DNA window, taken from Syntrophotalea carbinolica DSM 2380, encodes the following:
- the ppsA gene encoding phosphoenolpyruvate synthase; this translates as MTTEYTHIMWFRDVGLNDLPLVGGKNASLGEMIGNLSNLGIKVPDGFAVTAEAYRFFLRETGLDKEIEELLKDLDADDIESLTSVGHKVRRAIRHAELPDGLEQAIRTAYAQMEQQYGTDCDVAVRSSATAEDLPDASFAGQQETYLNICGAEELLDACRNCIASLFTNRAISYREHHGFDHLSVALSVGVQKMVRSDLASAGVMFTISTETGFRDVVLINGAWGLGENVVRGAVNPDEFFVFKPTLKQDYRPILSKHIGSKQKKIIYSVNNGPQATREIAVPKEDQKRLCLEDDEVLSLARMACTIEDHYGRPMDIEWAKDGKTGELFIVQARPETVQSALQGNVLEEYHLQQRGEILARGRAVGSKIGAGRAMVIKGASEISRFQSGSVLVTDMTDPDWEPVMKKAAAIVTNRGGRTCHAAIVSRELGIPCVIGTGDATSVVTDGSPVTVCCAEGETGFVYHDELPFEIKKTNLETLQRPRTKIMMNLGNPEQALGLRRIPNDGVGLARLEFIINTAIKAHPMALLHPERVTREDERDKIAELIAGYPDGSEFFVDQLSQGVATLAGAFYPNDVIVRMSDFKSNEYANLLGGRDFEPEESNPMIGFRGASRYYDERYREGFMLECRAMKRVREDMGLKNVKLMIPFCRTVEEGRRVVDVMAHAGLERGKDGLELYVMCEIPSNVVLAEEFAEVFDGFSIGSNDLTQLLLGLDRDSEIVAHLYDERNEAVKRMIADVIRRVKAAGCKIGICGQAPSDYPEFAEFLVECGIDSISLNPDTVLTTTLSILELEEKLGRS
- a CDS encoding DUF2179 domain-containing protein; translation: MTFALPDNATLSLFLLPLLVFFARIIDVSIGTLRIIFVARSLKGWAGVLGFFESLIWVLAISQVMQNLTNVWTYIAFALGFATGNYVGVLIEERIAIGSLIVRIITRKDATVLTEHLWKAGYGVTNLQAHGETGPVRLIFTVCRRRDVKDVLRMVKQFNPRAFYTIEDVRFVQDNLPVVPRRHGIMSRLALRNRK